In Desulfovibrio sp. 86, the following proteins share a genomic window:
- the grdA gene encoding glycine/sarcosine/betaine reductase complex selenoprotein A — protein MAKLEGKKLLLLGERDGVPGPAMADVFADSGAEILFSATECFVUTAAGAMDLENQQRVKDAAEKFGGENVVVVLGSSDPEGAEIYAETVTLGDPTYAGPLAGVPLGLCVYHVLEPEMKAAADPAKWEEQISMMEMVLNVDALAAAVSKMRAENSTYSCN, from the coding sequence ATGGCTAAGCTCGAAGGCAAGAAGCTTCTGCTGCTTGGCGAAAGGGACGGCGTACCCGGCCCCGCCATGGCGGATGTCTTCGCCGATTCGGGGGCGGAGATCCTGTTCTCCGCCACCGAATGCTTCGTTTGAACGGCCGCAGGAGCCATGGATCTGGAAAATCAGCAGCGCGTCAAGGACGCGGCTGAGAAGTTTGGTGGCGAGAACGTCGTGGTGGTTCTCGGCTCTTCCGACCCTGAAGGGGCGGAAATCTATGCCGAAACCGTCACTCTGGGCGACCCCACCTACGCCGGACCCCTGGCAGGAGTCCCGTTGGGACTCTGCGTATATCATGTGCTTGAGCCGGAAATGAAGGCCGCTGCCGATCCCGCCAAGTGGGAAGAGCAGATCAGCATGATGGAAATGGTACTGAATGTGGATGCGCTGGCGGCCGCTGTGAGTAAGATGCGCGCGGAAAACAGCACGTACAGCTGTAATTGA
- a CDS encoding thioredoxin family protein has protein sequence MIIVDKDTFEAEVQQSAMPCVVDLWGPQCGPCLALMPEVEKLAAEYDGKVKFCKLNVAENRRLVISLRVMAVPTILFYKGGECVSRVSGDAVSIEAIKAGTEKLL, from the coding sequence ATGATTATCGTCGATAAAGATACCTTTGAAGCCGAAGTACAGCAAAGCGCCATGCCCTGCGTGGTTGACCTCTGGGGCCCCCAGTGCGGCCCTTGCCTGGCCCTGATGCCCGAAGTGGAAAAACTGGCCGCCGAGTATGACGGCAAGGTGAAATTCTGCAAGCTCAACGTGGCGGAAAACCGCCGCCTGGTCATCAGCCTGCGCGTCATGGCCGTGCCCACCATCCTTTTTTACAAGGGCGGGGAATGCGTGTCGCGCGTGTCCGGCGACGCTGTTTCCATTGAGGCCATCAAGGCCGGAACGGAAAAACTGCTGTAA
- the grdD gene encoding glycine/sarcosine/betaine reductase complex component C subunit alpha, translating to MASQNDRRAILGKALEDLVTRARSGRAPCRIGLMAAGGEHSDTEFLSAAAVAMKEDASLTVVGVGPRPAGLVPAGMDWIETGCEGNELAAGMEKALEDGHIQGAVALHYPFPLGVATVGRVLTPALGKAMFVACTTGMSAAQRQQALLRNAVLGLAVARAMGLASPAVGVLNVDAAPQVLRALNRMAERGYDLRLGQSLRGDGGSLLRGNDLLAGAVDVCVTDTLTGNILMKLFSAFTSGGAYETTGWGYGPSVGEGWNRVVSIVSRASGAPVMANALAYTAAAVRGNLPAVVAEELRRARAAGLDEELAAFEKAAGAAPTETVQAPPAEPTDEEIHGIDVLDLEQAVHCLWKENIYAEAAMGCTGPVVKLAVARLEKAREILKTAGYI from the coding sequence ATGGCGAGTCAAAACGACAGGCGTGCCATCCTGGGCAAGGCTCTTGAGGATCTGGTCACGCGGGCGCGCAGTGGACGCGCGCCGTGCCGCATCGGCCTCATGGCCGCAGGCGGCGAGCATTCGGATACGGAATTCCTCTCGGCGGCCGCTGTGGCCATGAAGGAGGACGCCTCGCTGACCGTGGTCGGCGTGGGGCCACGGCCTGCGGGACTTGTGCCTGCGGGCATGGACTGGATTGAAACCGGCTGCGAAGGCAATGAACTGGCTGCAGGGATGGAAAAAGCCCTGGAAGACGGTCATATCCAGGGCGCGGTGGCCCTGCACTATCCCTTCCCCCTGGGCGTGGCCACGGTGGGCCGCGTTCTGACGCCTGCTCTCGGCAAGGCCATGTTTGTGGCCTGCACCACGGGCATGAGCGCGGCCCAGAGGCAACAGGCGCTATTGCGCAACGCCGTTTTGGGCCTGGCTGTGGCCAGGGCCATGGGTCTGGCCTCCCCCGCTGTGGGCGTGCTCAATGTGGACGCGGCCCCGCAGGTGCTGCGGGCGCTGAACCGCATGGCGGAACGCGGCTACGACCTGCGCCTGGGACAGAGCCTCAGGGGCGACGGCGGCTCGCTGCTGCGGGGCAACGACCTTCTGGCCGGGGCCGTGGACGTGTGCGTCACGGACACGCTCACGGGCAACATACTCATGAAGCTCTTCAGCGCCTTTACCTCCGGTGGAGCCTACGAAACCACGGGCTGGGGCTACGGCCCCTCGGTGGGCGAAGGCTGGAACCGGGTGGTGAGCATCGTCTCCCGCGCCTCGGGCGCTCCGGTCATGGCCAATGCCCTGGCCTATACGGCCGCCGCCGTACGCGGCAATCTGCCCGCCGTGGTGGCCGAAGAACTGCGCCGGGCCAGGGCCGCCGGGCTGGACGAAGAACTGGCCGCCTTTGAAAAGGCGGCAGGGGCGGCCCCGACCGAAACCGTGCAGGCCCCGCCCGCCGAGCCCACGGATGAAGAAATCCACGGCATCGACGTGCTGGACCTTGAGCAGGCGGTACACTGCCTGTGGAAGGAAAACATCTACGCCGAGGCGGCCATGGGCTGCACCGGGCCTGTGGTCAAGCTGGCTGTGGCCCGTCTTGAGAAGGCCCGTGAAATCCTGAAGACCGCAGGATACATATAA
- the grdC gene encoding glycine/sarcosine/betaine reductase complex component C subunit beta — MTTVGIKAAAYCLNFAPELALHYGGTPAQERRSKPDSEFLRELPKHAQTWEQAAAYAPNKTYVGGMSLDELEKAPAPWIDNLGDPQRYGKFGEIMPEDEFIGLMDICDVFDLIWLEQGFAAAVAEKLARNPVMGEKQLARLEKGKPVAELQEAIEKQHALPLYFENTLVACCRRAHDTDENLEAGVMLENLASKASGVLALLHLIKNAGMAPADVDFVVECSEEAVGDAMQRGGGNMAKALAEIAECVNASGFDVRGFCAGPVAALITSAGMVASGVRPNVVVVSGGSVPKLYMNARDHIKKGFVPLENCLGSFALLLTPDDGQTPVMRLEGLGKHTVGAGASPQAITSALTFEPLSRVGLKLTDVDKYAPELHNAEVTLPAGAGNVPEANYKMIAALAVMKGQIERTDIPKFVAEHGMPGFAPIQGHIPSGVPYVGHAIEDIKQGRIKRAMIIGKGSLFLGRLTNLADGASFIMEAPGTSAAQAQNVSQQDVTELLLTALSDVAANLQKGQ; from the coding sequence ATGACAACTGTTGGCATCAAGGCAGCCGCATACTGCCTGAACTTCGCGCCGGAACTGGCCCTGCACTATGGCGGCACCCCCGCCCAGGAACGCCGTTCCAAGCCCGATTCGGAATTTCTGCGAGAACTGCCCAAGCACGCGCAGACCTGGGAACAGGCCGCTGCCTACGCCCCCAACAAAACCTATGTGGGCGGCATGAGCCTCGACGAACTGGAGAAGGCTCCGGCCCCCTGGATCGACAACCTGGGCGATCCGCAACGCTACGGGAAATTTGGCGAAATCATGCCCGAAGACGAGTTCATCGGGCTTATGGATATTTGCGACGTTTTTGACCTCATCTGGCTGGAACAGGGCTTTGCAGCGGCAGTGGCCGAAAAGCTGGCCCGTAACCCCGTCATGGGCGAAAAGCAGCTGGCCCGGCTGGAGAAAGGCAAGCCCGTCGCCGAGCTGCAGGAAGCCATTGAAAAACAGCACGCCCTGCCGCTCTACTTTGAGAATACCCTGGTGGCCTGCTGCCGCCGTGCCCACGATACGGATGAAAACCTCGAAGCCGGGGTCATGCTGGAAAATCTGGCCAGCAAGGCCAGCGGCGTGCTGGCTCTGCTGCACCTCATCAAGAACGCGGGCATGGCTCCCGCTGACGTGGATTTTGTGGTGGAATGCTCCGAAGAAGCCGTGGGCGACGCCATGCAACGCGGCGGCGGCAACATGGCCAAGGCCCTGGCCGAGATAGCCGAGTGCGTCAATGCCAGCGGTTTTGACGTGCGCGGCTTCTGCGCCGGGCCCGTGGCCGCCCTCATCACCTCGGCAGGCATGGTGGCCAGCGGCGTGCGGCCCAATGTGGTCGTGGTCAGCGGCGGCTCCGTGCCCAAGCTCTACATGAACGCCCGCGACCATATCAAGAAGGGCTTTGTGCCGCTGGAAAACTGCCTCGGCAGCTTCGCCCTGCTGCTGACTCCCGACGACGGCCAGACCCCGGTCATGCGGCTGGAAGGTCTGGGCAAGCATACGGTGGGCGCGGGGGCTTCGCCCCAGGCCATCACCTCGGCCCTGACCTTCGAACCCCTGTCCCGCGTGGGTCTGAAACTCACGGATGTGGACAAGTACGCCCCTGAACTGCACAACGCCGAAGTGACCCTGCCTGCGGGCGCGGGCAACGTGCCCGAGGCCAACTACAAGATGATCGCGGCCCTTGCGGTCATGAAGGGGCAGATCGAGCGGACCGACATTCCCAAGTTTGTGGCGGAACACGGCATGCCCGGTTTTGCCCCCATCCAGGGGCACATCCCCTCCGGCGTACCCTATGTGGGCCACGCCATTGAAGATATCAAGCAAGGCCGCATCAAGCGCGCCATGATCATAGGCAAGGGCAGCCTGTTTCTGGGCCGCCTGACCAACCTGGCCGACGGCGCTTCCTTTATTATGGAAGCCCCCGGCACGAGCGCGGCACAGGCGCAGAACGTCAGCCAGCAGGATGTGACCGAACTGCTGCTGACAGCCCTGAGCGACGTGGCGGCCAACCTGCAAAAGGGTCAGTAG